The following is a genomic window from Streptomyces sp. NBC_01381.
TCAGCTGGGGCAACAGCCTGGTCGTCGAGAACAACTACGGCTACGAGAACATCACTTCGCTGACCTTCGGGCGCAGCGTCGTCGGCGGGGTCAGCCGGATCGACGTACGCGAGGACGGCAGCGGCTGCGACACCGTGTGGGAGAGCGCTGTCCGCGCGCCGTCGAATGTGCCCAAACTGTCCACCGCGGCCGGTCTGTTGTACTTCTACACGAAGGAGCCCAACAGCCTCGGCATCGACGCCTGGTACCTGACCGCGGTCGATTTCCGCACCGGCGAGACCAAGTGGAAGCGTCTCGCCGGCACGGGCATCGCCTACGACAACAACTGGGCGCCGGTCACCCTCGGCCCCGACGGCACGGCGTACGTCGGTGTCTTCAACGGGCTCGTGGCGGTGCGGGACACCGAGTGACCGGCGGCGCCCGGGCTCACGCCGTGGAGAACACGCCGATGCCGTTCGGCACCGGGCGCTCCGCGCCACCGCTGGGGTTGTTCCGTACGGTGACGGAATCGGCGCCCGGTGGCCTGGCGACCAGGGTGCTCGACGAGACCAGCGTGGACGAGCCGCCGCCGTCCAGGCTGAATCCGTCCTCCGCGCCCAACTCGCGCAGGGTGTCGACCACTTCGGCGATCGTCAGGCCCGAACGGAACTCGGGGGAGCCGTCGAGCGAGAGCAGCAGCAGACGCTCGCCGTCGTCGGCGATTCCGGCGGCGGTCCGCACCGCGGAGGTCACGGTGTCGATTCCGGGCAGTGGCGCGCCGCCGCGCAGCACCGGGTAGCCGCCGAGCGCGAAGCGGAACGGAGTGCGGGACTCGGCCGCCACCAGGCGGTGCCGGACGCTCACCGGGTCGCCGACCGACAGCTTGCGCAACTGCTGGGCGCCCGCCTCGCGGCCCACGAGGACCGTGCTGCCGCGGGCCACGGGCCCGCTGCCGGGCGTGTCGGCCGACTCCACGACACGCCCGTGGCGCACCGTCACCTCGTGGGTGTCCGTGCTGCAGGGCGCGCCCCGGTTCGTATCGGTGCCACAGGTGGAGCGCACCCGCGATGTGCTGCCCCAGTCGCTGGTGAACGCGCCGACGGAGCCAACGGGCAGCGCGTACTGGTTGAGCCCGCCCAGCGGCAGCCGGGTCTCGGCGGTGCGCACTTCGCCGTCCAGACGGAGATCGTCCATGCGGGCCCGCCGGTCGAAGCCGACGCCGAGCACGGCCTCGGTCGTCACACCCGGCGGCATCGCAGGGCCGAAGCGCTGGCCATTGGGCACCGCACCCTTGAGGGCGCGGCCGCGGGCGACCGCCGGGCCGACGGGCGCGCCGGTGGCCTCGACGCCCGGATGCTGGGTCTCGCTGATGTTGAAGAAGTCGCCGTTGATCCCGCCGACCGCACCGGCCCCGTCGGCGAGCGTGGACACGGCGGAACGGGCGCCCACCGCACCGGGATAGAGCAGGTCGACGCCGGTGCGCGGGTCGCTCAGGTCGATGTCGAGCACATGCGCGCGTGCCGTGCCGCGCGATGCCGGAATGTCGAAGTGCCGGTAGGACACGCCCGGAGCGATCTCCGAACCACCCGGCTGGCGGGTGCCCTGCACGGCGTCGGCCGGTGCCGCTCCCATCAGAGCCGCACCGGCCAGCGTGCCGAATGCCGTCAGTACCGAGAGCGCCGCTCTCGCCGTTCTGAATCGTAGGAAAGTGTGTTCGCGTCGTGTTGCCACTACGCCCCCTGATGTCTCCCTGGCCAGGCCAACTGCCCCAGTGTGGGGGCCGTGTGAGGAGTTCACCAGATGGTGGTGCCCGTCGGCTGGAGGGCTTGCGGCTAGTTGCCGATCAGTCGGGAACGGATGAGGAAACGTACACCTTCGGGTGCTTCGAGGGAGAAGCCGCCGCCCCGGCCCGGTACGACATCAACGATCAGCCGGGTGTGGCTCCACACCTCGTGCTGGCTCTTCGACATCCAGAAGGCGACCGGCTCGGCGACGCCCGCCACGTCCAGCGAGGCGAGGCGCACATCGGAGCCGCCGGTCCGGAACTCGCCCGCCGGGTAACACATCGGGGCGCTGCCGTCGCAGCAGCCGCCGGACTGGTGGAACATCAGCGGTCCGTGGGCCTCCCGCAGCCGCCGCACCAGTTCGGCGGCAGCAGGGGTCAGCTCCACGCGCGGGGATTCGGTCATGGGCCGCCGCCATTCCTTGCTCGCCGGGCCGCCGTTGAGGCGGTGCTCCAGTCAAGCCCGCGCAAGGTTGCGAGGACGTTGCACACGCGGCCGGACAGGGTGACGGTCCCTCACCAGACCAGGACCGCCCGCACCGTCTTGCCGCCCCGGCCGGTGCCGACGACCTCAAGGCGCGCCGCGAGGTGCCGCACCATCGCGAGGCCGCGCCCGCTCTCCCGCTCGGTGTCCGTCTTGGGGTCGGTGTCCGTCTTCAGTACGTGCGGACTGACCGGGCTCGCGTCATGGACCTCGACGGTCACCTGGTCGTTGGAGACGACCAGGCGCAGGCGGCAGGGGCTGCGGCCGTGCCGGGTGGCGTTGGTGACGAGTTCGGACACGATCAGCGTGGCGTCGTCCACCCGCTCGGCGTCGACCTTCGTCACATGGCGATGGGGACGGGTCAGGAACACGGAGGTCAGCTTCCGTGCCCGGCCCGCCGAAGCGGCCTCCTGAGGCAGGGCGAATTCGGCGCGTGCGGTGTGCCGATGGGCGCGCGTGTGCGCACGCATGGCGACTCACTTCCCCTCCCTGGGACAAACCGGCGCACTCATGGAACTCCGTCCACCGGGGCCACGGCATGTCTTGCGTGGCCGGTCCTGCCCCACGGTGATGCCCGGCTCGACTGATCGCCAACCGGTTCGCGCGGCACGGCCACGGTGAGGACGGGCCGGCGTAGCCACGTGCCGGTCAGGGAATGCGGGCCACCGCGGCGTAGATCCCGCTGCCTTCGGGCTCCGGACGTGCGGTGTCCTTGAACCACTCGGGGGCCGTCACGAGGCCGGGCTCGACGAGGTCGAGGCCGTCGAAGAAGCGGCCGACCCCGGCGCGGGTGCGGAACCCCAGCTGGATGCCACCCTTCGCGTACTCGGCGGTGACCCGCTCGGCCAGCTCCGAGTAGAGGTCGGACGCCGCGTGCGAGAGCACCAGATGACTGCCGGAGGGCAGTGCGTCGACGAGGGTGCGCACGATGCCGTGCGGGTCCTGGTCGTCGGGAAGGAAATGCATGAGCGCGATGAGCGAGAGGCCGATCGGGCGCTCGAAGTCCAGGAGCCCGCGGGCGTGTTCGAGGATCTCCAGCGGGTTGCGGACATCCGCGTGGATGTAGTCGGTCATCCCTTCGGGCCTGCTGACAAGGAGAGCCTCGGCGTGCCGCAGCACGATGGGGTCGTTGTCGGTATAGACGACCCGCGCCGACGGCACGACCCCCTGGACGATCTGGTGCAGATTCGGCTCGGTGGGGATTCCGGTGCCGATGTCGAGGAACTGGTCCACGCCCAGCGTGGCGAGCCAGGCGCTCGCGCGCTGCATGAACGCGCGGTTCTGCCGTGCGGCGTCCTTCGCCTCGGGCGGCAGCTTCTCGCCCACCGCCTCGTCGACGGGGTAGTTGTCCTTGCCGCCGAGGAGCCAGTCATAGACGCGCGCGGGATGCGGCTTGCTGGTGTCGATCGTCGGCCTGGGCGCAGCTGCGGTCATGACGTACTCCGTTGCGGCTGAGTGACGCGGGTGACGGCAGTCTGCCACAGCAACACGACCATGGTGATGGGGCGTTGGGACTTCCAACTCCGCAGGTCGGAGGGGTGCATGGGGCGTCCCGCCCGGCACGTGGTCGTAGCGGGCGGGACGCGGGGTCGGTACGTGCGGTCAGCGGCCGAGGCCGATGCGGTGCACCTGGTCCTGGCCCTCGGGGCCGGAGCCCGACTTGTCGACCGCGTACGCGGCGCCGTCGGTCACCTGGATGTGGTTGGGGTTGGCGCCGGTGGCCAAGGTCTCGACGACCGTGCCCTCGCGGGGGTCGACGACGGTGATGTTTCCGGGCGTCCGGTTGGCGACCAGGACGTGGCCCGAGCGCCGGTCGGTGGCGACGGACAGGGCGCCCGCGCCGGTCGGAACGGTTTTCGTGACGGCGCCCGCGCGCAGGTCGACGACCGAGAGGGAGCCGGCGGCCTGGTCGGCGGTGTAGGCGGTGCGGCCGTCCTTGGACAGCGCGACGGAGATCGGGCCGTCGCCGACCGGGATGAAGCGGGGGCTCTCGCCCTTCGGGGTGATCTCGATGATCCGGTCGCTTTTGAGGTCGGCGGCGTACGCGGCGCCGGTCTTCTCGTTCACCGCGAGGCCCGTCGGGCTCGCGCCTTCGACCGTG
Proteins encoded in this region:
- a CDS encoding phosphodiester glycosidase family protein, whose product is MGAAPADAVQGTRQPGGSEIAPGVSYRHFDIPASRGTARAHVLDIDLSDPRTGVDLLYPGAVGARSAVSTLADGAGAVGGINGDFFNISETQHPGVEATGAPVGPAVARGRALKGAVPNGQRFGPAMPPGVTTEAVLGVGFDRRARMDDLRLDGEVRTAETRLPLGGLNQYALPVGSVGAFTSDWGSTSRVRSTCGTDTNRGAPCSTDTHEVTVRHGRVVESADTPGSGPVARGSTVLVGREAGAQQLRKLSVGDPVSVRHRLVAAESRTPFRFALGGYPVLRGGAPLPGIDTVTSAVRTAAGIADDGERLLLLSLDGSPEFRSGLTIAEVVDTLRELGAEDGFSLDGGGSSTLVSSSTLVARPPGADSVTVRNNPSGGAERPVPNGIGVFSTA
- a CDS encoding DUF779 domain-containing protein encodes the protein MTESPRVELTPAAAELVRRLREAHGPLMFHQSGGCCDGSAPMCYPAGEFRTGGSDVRLASLDVAGVAEPVAFWMSKSQHEVWSHTRLIVDVVPGRGGGFSLEAPEGVRFLIRSRLIGN
- a CDS encoding ATP-binding protein: MRAHTRAHRHTARAEFALPQEAASAGRARKLTSVFLTRPHRHVTKVDAERVDDATLIVSELVTNATRHGRSPCRLRLVVSNDQVTVEVHDASPVSPHVLKTDTDPKTDTERESGRGLAMVRHLAARLEVVGTGRGGKTVRAVLVW
- a CDS encoding SAM-dependent methyltransferase, coding for MTAAAPRPTIDTSKPHPARVYDWLLGGKDNYPVDEAVGEKLPPEAKDAARQNRAFMQRASAWLATLGVDQFLDIGTGIPTEPNLHQIVQGVVPSARVVYTDNDPIVLRHAEALLVSRPEGMTDYIHADVRNPLEILEHARGLLDFERPIGLSLIALMHFLPDDQDPHGIVRTLVDALPSGSHLVLSHAASDLYSELAERVTAEYAKGGIQLGFRTRAGVGRFFDGLDLVEPGLVTAPEWFKDTARPEPEGSGIYAAVARIP